Part of the Vigna unguiculata cultivar IT97K-499-35 chromosome 3, ASM411807v1, whole genome shotgun sequence genome, AGCCAAGTAGACTAATAGATTTAGATgcttaaatatgattttttgtattatatgatatgatactaatgtatgtatataaatataacatgtcTTGTACAAATtactaacttatcttattttcttcttgaTTGTAGTGTCCACCTCCTAGAATTATATGTTACACGAAAAACAAAAGATGACGGAAGTAAAAGTGTGTTGATAATTGAGTTGATAACTTTTTATACACAtagtgtttctttttctttacattcTCAAATGAATTagaattgtatattttaaaaaaattaattaatatgaaaaactatgaatacaatatatatatatatatatatatatatatatatatatatatatatatataggcgGAGGATCATTACGGCAGGGTAccctataatttttaattttttatattatatatatatatatatatatatatatatattaattattttcaattttttaaattttattattatatgtaacaTATATTGAAAATTGATAGAAGTTAAATGagctatttttctatttattttataaggcgtagcatttaatgttaataaataaaaaatataaaatcaaatgtaatgaagaataaaaatatttattaagttatttcttattttatttctcattatatttttaagtttttcacaaattataataatttcacactctcacatgtttttttttttgttttggaaaaaaagttaaatacaaacttattctttttgctttcatttctcatttgttcTCTTTCATTTGTGAAGAAAACATGTATCTCTCTCGTATAatttgatagtgaaatatttatttaatagttaacattattttttatcagatgagccttatattcatttttttttatgattataggAGAAAAATAATTGTACTATGTGTTTTTGCATAACCATCTTTTAATTGGGACTTTATTgtcattgattttttattttagtatctcttaatttttattttttaattaaattatgataaattgttttttaatcttaaacttaaaaaagaaataggtatattgatgaagaataaaagaatatatttatttcttaaaagtgataaaaagaaagctattggtgaagatgaaaacaatacaaattcaATATCTTAGATTTATGTATGCTGAATCATGATACAAATGATCGTATCGTTTGATTAGAAgaacatgttttatattaattctttgaaatatttacattgaaaaagcaatagttaaaatttttagttttgactCAATTATTGATGGGTTCAAAGATTTGAAAGAACGAAAGACAATCATCTatatatgtgtgatttcttttgtaGATACAcagttatactaaattatttattctttttttattgtgttagtgacaataattaaatatataaattttgaattttgagtatctgtcactatatatatatatatatatatatatatatatatatatatatatatatatatatatatatatatatataaaagaaaatattacgATATAACGCTTAATTAAGgttattacatttaaaatttatgtttctaacaaaacttcaaatttagaagaaacaatttattatactaatattaacttataatatagttaaatatattttaatcccttaacaaagttaatttttttgtctctgaaaaaaaaaatctcttttggTTTCTCACGTATAAAATAAGTTAGGTCTTATTGTCtctttataaaaagaaaagttataggTTTAAATTTTGAATCGTTTATCATGGAAATAAAAACACCATATATGGAATATATCACCATGATTAAAAGACCATAATTTTAGAGAAATCAATATGTTTATCTATAAACCGGTCCGTGTTCCGGTCCAATGAATGAAGAAAAAGCCGTCAGGGAATAGGTTGAACCAGTAAAAATCGGCAATTGGGAATGGTCAATGAATTGAATATGATGTGCCAAACAAGACttgattttgttgtttaataaaataaaaataataaacactgGGTGCTGCTAATTACTATAATGGTGTGCTGCAATCCAACGCAACGTCACAGTCAAATCTGCAAACTATTTGTTTCGACGCCGGAATCCATGCATTTGCGAGTTATTGACTTCAGACGCtcttcctccttcttcttccgGTCTAACTTGGACGGAACCTCACCATGACTTTCGCTATGCCTTACAAATGGAAAAATGTTATCATGCTTTCTCATCAGCCGTCTGATCCAACACTTCAGATTGATTGTGATTCAATCGAGGCTTACTCATATTAATAAAGTActgacaataataaaataaaaacagtatTATAAGTTTATATTAGTAAGAGCTAAAAGTAAAATACACttttataaattcttaataCTTCTAatacataaaagattaaattaaatatagaataaaaattaataaataactttaggtttattaaattaatagcaTTATCGCcatgttatattaaaaattttgttcatctattataaatcatttttgttagattttgactttttttttaataaccattattttttcaattctttgACCGATTCTTTTAAACCAGCTTTACAGTTTATTTCAACTAgtttatttaatcaatttattggGGTCTTTTAGTCCTATCGTCTGGGCcaagttaattttgaaaatacaaaatatatctttttcttcTGTCATTTCTAAGCAAACATATATACgtatttaaatgagttacttataTAAATCGTGGATATTATAATATCACATAAATTAACATAACGTTATagtttatataataattgaCTCTACATATAATTTCTACTTACAAATTTAtctcacttaaaaatatttttaaaataatgttactAGTACCAATAAtgtcaatatatataatttatttttcataaattttaataggTCTGACTTAGCTTTAATTTATAATCAGTTGTATTAAAGATCACCTTTTTATAATCAATCATATTAGGGagtttttattttcctaaataTTTAACTCAAGTTATATACCTAAAATTTGATCCCGAAATtcctaattaaattataataattttagtagtACAATTCGTTGGTTGATTCCAGCTTTAGGGAGgtaaacattttcatttttacatgGAGACTCAATTTGTatcctaataaaatattaggtAATAGTTgcgaataaaaaaaaaatactctgtAGATGCCACGTGTAGTATATAGTGTAAGAACAagataattactttattttgttctcattcagttagtttatttttattggaatttatacaaattatttgacaacaaaatttaaaaatgatgtgatgtttgatatgtttttgttttctttacatATTAAGTTtataccatttttatttttagtacaaAGTTTTTTAGACTTTCtattttagtaaattaattaatttggcaTCTTGTTTTAGTgtatatttaatgtatttttaatttttgtattaaataatgatgtaaaaatttaatagtaatttattttatttaattataattaaaaaaattagtttcaaaaaattacttggtaaagatatttattaaaataaaaatcattctGTAAACTAAAAACcacaaaaaatgttaattgtaAAAAGTTTAGTTCATTGTTTAATAATCTTTCTttactcaaattttaaaaataatagaatgtGTGAGGAAagcttataatatataaatcagattcatttttcttatattgatttttaaatttaaatcatgaATCAAAgaggttaatattttttattaaaagtgtcattattatttttttactgcaaatacaattatttgaatcttgataaatttaataactaatttttatttgaaagtaTTGTGAGAatgacaaataattattttttaagggctaaaaataaacaatgtcccatttataaagaataaaaatgatatttaatcttttataatttagaacTATTGGGTGGAAAATGCATAACTTTTCTTCAACGTTTTTGTTGGCGGCTTAGTTCTGTATCTTTATTgctttaattaaattattatagaaCTAACTGATCattgtaatgttttatttaaacttttattattattatttttatctccttttcttttatataataaaatacaatacttTTATATACTCAAAGACtctaaatgtatttattttttaatttaatactttCCTCACAAATATATTCTAACGTGTCCACGTGTCTTTTCCTTGAGTGAAGAACTGTCACTAAATctgagaagaaaaaagaaaaaatatcggctaaaacattttccataattgataataatcaattattaattttctacaagggttttgttaaaatatttcagTCAATGATAAATGATATCAACGAAAATGGAATACGTAATTCTTTCTAAGTTTATCACACATTTATATTTCTCCTGTATTGTTTACGatgaattataataaaataaaacgaaacaacaaagcaataataaagaacaaaaattatagtttgagaatgaaatgaaatgaattgaGCCTCGGTTTTGTTTGTTTCTGCATTCTTGCCCCTATAAAGGGTACTTCCACAATTCTGTTAAATGCAACACCACCGCAAAGGAAGCTTTGCTTCAGAATCTGCTCTCTCAATTTTCTGCATACTTCCAACACCTTTCACAATACccatctctttctttctctctctcaccTTTCTCAATAGCCATGGCCTTCTGTAGTGGTACCTTGCTTAAGCCAAACAATTGCTTCTCCCCAACCCACAAACCCAAAGCTCCAACTCCATACTATGACAGCAGAAAAAAGGTTGGTGAATATGAATCATACGGACAATTCTACATGTCTGTAACAACACTTTTCATTGCCCTTTCTGATCTAACAATATAACCACACTAAACACCATCTCTGTCAACACCATACAgtgcttttctttttcctttttttcgtGTTCCGTGTTTTGATTCCATAAGGAATCACTCATCTTCCTTTTGTTAACAGCAAATTCACCATTATTTTTCCACTGATGGTGCAAAGATGGCTGATGTGTTATTATGTTTGTCAGTTCTGCGTGAGAGTTTCAGCAAATGACTCGGGTGACGTCGAGAAGACTATTATCAGGAAAGAGAAAGACGGGTGGAAGATCAATTACTCAGGAGAGAAACCTCAAACACCATTGTTGGACACAATCAACTACCCAATTCACATGAAGAATCTGTCCACTCAGGTTAAAAATTAGGAATCATTTGTTAAGGCCTAAAGCCCATGCCACAGCATATTTCTTGTCCGTGGCTGACacaacagttttttttttttctttttttttgtgagtTTTGTTGGTTTGTTTGTTAAAAGTGTTGAATGTGTTTGTCAGGATCTAGAGCAACTTGCAGCAGAGCTGAGGGCAGATATTGTGCACAGTGTGTCAAACACTGGTGGACATCTTAGCTCAAGCTTGGGAGTGGTGGAGTTAGCAGTGGCTTTGCATCATGTTTTCGACACCCCTGAAGACAAAATTATATGGGATGTTGGTCATCAGGTAATCTTTCCtcttatttgtttcttcttcttttctaatACAAGTTAAATAGcaacaaaagaaatataatctTCATTTACAGAAATTTGCTATTGTGCCAATTAAGATtctatgttttttcttctcttctgtACAATTTTCATCATTATATCATGTGGGATGTGTAAGAGAGTCTAAAAAGTAACCGAATTGCAGGCATACCCACACAAGATTCTCACAGGTAGAAGGTCCAGAATGCACACCATTAGGAAGACTTCGGGGCTGGCAGGTTTTCCTAAAAGGGATGAGAGCATTCATGATGCTTTTGGGGTAGGACACAGTTCTACAAGCATATCTGCTGGTCTTGGTAAGattcttatattttaagatCAATGTATTTTCGTCAAATATATGTGCAGAAACACTTATCTCACAATTGAGCAACAATTCTGAATATTTATTAGGCATGGCTGTTGCACGTGATCTTCTGGGGAAGAAGAACAGCATCATATCAGTGATAGGAGATGGAGCTTTGACAGCAGGCCAAGCTTACGAGGCCATGAACAATGCAGGGTTCCTTGATTCTAACATGATAGTAATACTCAATGACAACAAACAAGTCTCTTTACCAACTGCCACACTTGATGGCCCTGCAACTCCTGTCGGAGCCCTCAGCAGTGCTTTGAGCAAAATTCAAGCGAGTACAGAATTCCGCAAACTCAGAGAAGCTGCAAAAGTAAGCCTCTTAAACTTATCATATTCGTAGTCAACGTCATGATCTCAGTGATCATGTCAAACTTTCAATAAGATGTGGCATTTATTTGGCTCCAATTTTGTTGCTGAAGAGCATCACGAAACAAATTGGAGGACAAACACACCAGGTTGCAGCAAAAGTGGATGAGTATGCAAGAGGCATGATCAGCGGTTCTGGATCTACACTATTTGAAGAACTTGGCTTATATTACATAGGTCCTGTGGATGGTCATAACATTGAAGATCTCGTCACCATCTTTGAAAAAGTCAAAGCAATGCCTGCTCCAGGTCCAGTTTTGATTCATATTGTGACAGAAAAAGGGAAGGGATACCCCCCAGCAGAAAAAGCAGCTGATAAAATGCACGGtgagaaatatatatttcttaataaatCATCATGAGAAACTCGAAATTGTAAAACAAATTCTTAGATCTATTGCAAAAGTTACCCACTGTTAATATAactcaaaatcaattttgtacTTAACAATTAATTTCTCAACCGGAAACCTAGTGAGTAACTAATTACTTAGGTAGTTAATATTTTGGGtgatttaaaactaatatttgaaTCCAAACAGACACTTATAAATTCTGATATTTTCAGGGGTTGTAAAGTTTGATCCAAAAACAGGGAAGCAGTTTAAGGCAAAAGCCTCAACACTCTCATACACACAGTACTTTGCTGAGTCTTTGATAAAGGAGGCTGAAGTAGACAACAAGATAG contains:
- the LOC114178755 gene encoding probable 1-deoxy-D-xylulose-5-phosphate synthase 2, chloroplastic, translated to MAFCSGTLLKPNNCFSPTHKPKAPTPYYDSRKKFCVRVSANDSGDVEKTIIRKEKDGWKINYSGEKPQTPLLDTINYPIHMKNLSTQDLEQLAAELRADIVHSVSNTGGHLSSSLGVVELAVALHHVFDTPEDKIIWDVGHQAYPHKILTGRRSRMHTIRKTSGLAGFPKRDESIHDAFGVGHSSTSISAGLGMAVARDLLGKKNSIISVIGDGALTAGQAYEAMNNAGFLDSNMIVILNDNKQVSLPTATLDGPATPVGALSSALSKIQASTEFRKLREAAKSITKQIGGQTHQVAAKVDEYARGMISGSGSTLFEELGLYYIGPVDGHNIEDLVTIFEKVKAMPAPGPVLIHIVTEKGKGYPPAEKAADKMHGVVKFDPKTGKQFKAKASTLSYTQYFAESLIKEAEVDNKIVAIHAAMGGGTGLNYFHKRFPDRCFDVGIAEQHAVTFAAGLAAEGLKPFCAIYSSFLQRGYDQVVHDVDLQKLPVRFALDRAGLVGADGPTHCGAFDITYMACLPNMVVMAPSDEAELMHMVATAATIDDRPSCFRFPRGNGIGATLPLNNKGTPLEIGKGRILMEGSRVAILGYGSVVQQCRHASELLKEVGVSVTVADARFCKPLDTDLIRLLAKEHEILITVEEGSIGGFGSHVSQFLSLSGILDGPLKWRAMMLPDRYIDHGSPQDQVEEAGLSSKHIAATVMSLLARPKEALLFK